From Argopecten irradians isolate NY chromosome 2, Ai_NY, whole genome shotgun sequence, the proteins below share one genomic window:
- the LOC138314430 gene encoding receptor-type tyrosine-protein phosphatase alpha-like, with amino-acid sequence MLPHNKAKNRFKTTFPYDHSRVILDTIGNDPHSDYINANYIDGVTETLKYVATQGPRPSTVNDFWRMIWQLKSGKIVMLTNLVEGSRDKCARYWPDEGEPLSTAHFKIVLDRERSYGFYVIRDLAVTDKKTKSTRQIHQFHFITWPDHGTPDSNELVVFHRRVKNYDSILTGKMVVHCSAGIGRTGTFLALDALLEYGKASDRIDVMHYVKTMRKDRVNMIQTLEQYIAVHQLLIEAFDMPDTLIPKDTYHVTMEALANGGPVNQSKLRKEYQLIQSTKQSYDDKYYRAASLDANRTKNRTLSALAVDKFRAYLRSQASDRTDYINAVVVPSYTSKTGYIVTQYPLEDTVVDLMTMIMDHDCQTLVIIHTDAIEWLPQENERKSIGNFTLEQKGKSSTIANVDMLDILIENEKAESFSAMVRVFHLSGWDVYSPVPPDSSSLLQLMELVDSRRKSDVTKTTVVMCRDGYSQSGLFCCISNARDQMKSDEEVDIYQISRQILVRRPSFLINFEQYQCCYNIIREYVDTTDVYKN; translated from the exons ATGCTACCACACAACAAGGCAAAGAATCGATTTAAGACAACGTTTCCAT ACGACCATTCCCGGGTTATCCTTGACACTATTGGCAACGATCCTCATTCGGATTACATCAACGCCAACTACATCGAT GGCGTAACAGAAACTTTGAAATACGTTGCAACGCAAG GACCAAGGCCAAGCACAGTCAATGATTTCTGGCGGATGATATGGCAATTGAAATCTGGCAAAATTGTGATGTTGACAAATCTGGTAGAAGGATCGAGG GATAAGTGTGCAAGGTATTGGCCTGATGAGGGGGAACCTTTATCAACAGCTCATTTCAAGATCGTCCTTGACCGGGAGCGATCATATGGATTCTACGTCATCCGGGACCTTGCAGTTACAGACAAGaag ACGAAGTCGACACGACAAATCCATCAGTTTCATTTCATCACATGGCCAGACCATGGAACACCGGACTCCAATGAACTTGTTGTCTTTCACCGACGTGTAAAGAATTACGACAGCATCTTAACTGGGAAAATGGTTGTTCATTGCAG TGCTGGTATCGGTAGAACTGGAACTTTCCTAGCCCTAGACGCTCTACTTGAATACGGAAAAGCATCCGACAGGATTGACGTCATGCACTATGTTAAAACCATGCGGAAGGATAGAGTTAATATGATCCAAACACTC GAACAATACATAGCTGTGCACCAACTCCTGATTGAAGCCTTCGATATGCCAGATACCTTGATTCCTAAAGATACATACCATGTGACAATGGAAGCTCTAGCTAATGGTGGCCCAGTCAACCAATCAAAGCTCCGAAAGGAGTACCAG CTGATACAATCCACGAAGCAAAGCTATGATGACAAATACTATCGAGCAGCCTCGCTGGACGCTAACAGGACGAAGAACAGAACCTTGTCAGCCCTAGCAG TGGACAAGTTCAGGGCGTACCTACGATCACAGGCCAGCGACAGGACGGACTACATCAATGCTGTGGTGGTTCCT tCTTACACATCCAAAACCGGATACATTGTCACCCAGTACCCCTTGGAGGACACAGTGGTGGATTTGATGACCATGATTATGGACCACGACTGTCAAACACTTGTAATCATACACACAGACGCCATT GAATGGCTTCCGCAAGAGAACGAACGAAAATCTATCGGCAATTTTACCTTGGAACAGAAAGGAAAGTCTTCAACGATAGCCAATGTTGATATGCTTGATATATTGATCGAGAACGAGAAAGCG GAGAGTTTTTCTGCTATGGTTCGAGTGTTCCACCTCTCTGGTTGGGATGTATACTCGCCCGTCCCGCCAGATTCGTCCAGTTTACTCCAGCTGATGGAACTTGTTGACAGCCGACGTAAATCAGACGTCACCAAAACAACGGTCGTCATGTGTCG TGACGGCTATTCTCAGAGCGGCCTATTCTGTTGCATCAGCAATGCCAGAGATCAGATGAAATCTGATGAGGAGGTCGACATATACCAGATTTCACGCCAAATTCTTGTTAGACGCCCGTCATTCTTAATCAACTTT GAACAGTACCAGTGTTGCTACAACATCATTAGAGAGTACGTTGATACAACGGACGTGTACAAGAACTAA